In the Pontibacillus sp. HMF3514 genome, TGCCATTAGAAGGTACGCCACGTAATTCAGTTGCTTTAATTTCCATTCCACTTGGCATAACTGCACCCACTTTAGCCACTACTACTTTTTGTCCTGCATCTACGTTAGGTGCACCACACACGATTTGCAGTAACTCGTCTCCTACATCAACTTTACATACGCTAAGCTTATCAGCGTTTTCGTGCTGATCCTTCTCTTTCACATAACCAACAACAAATTTTGGAGAAAGATCAATATCAAGCTTGTCATCTAGTTCGTTTTTTTGAAAAACCTCTTGAATTTCCTTAAGAAAATCTTCTGTTAGGGTAATCGCCCCATTTTCTTGAAGGTTGAAATAGGCAGATGCTTGAAAAATGTTATAACCCAAAGTGTGTCCACTCTCACTATTCGTAATCTTAACAACATCACCATGTTTTTCATGCTGAACATCGTCACGATCTTCCCCTTTTTGTAATGGAAAGATGAGTACATCCCCTATTCCTGAATGGTTATAATACACTTGCATAAGCTATGACTTCCTTTCTCCGCTATTCTTGATTTTTATCTTTTGGTTTATTTTTGGCTAAAATAAAGATCGGTTCTAACTGCTTATCCTCATATAGAAATGGTAAAGAAGTAATTGGTACGCGACCTTCAGCAAAGAACTTCATTGTCATTTGAGCTAAAATATCGTACCCCATATCATTTTGAATATCAGCAAAAATACACACATCTCCATGTGGGACAGCTACTGCTAATTCTCCAACACTCTTCGCCTTCATTTCTTCAAGTAAAGCTTCGTTCAATATACGTGATGAATCATAACCATCATTTGATGAAACAAAATAAAATGTATTGCCTGCAACATCATCTTGTTTCATGTTCTGATCTAATGAGCGTACATTAAACCTCGCAATTTCTCGGATTCGATCTTGGTCCCAACCTTGCTCCTGGAGCATTTCTTCATCAATTAACCGATATGATTTCCCTAAATCTAATGCATAATAAATACGCGTTTCAGCTGTATGCTCATCTGTAACAAGCGGCTTTCCTTCGTTAGATTCTGTCGGGAATGATGCAGCTCGAATTACAGGGATGATACTCTTTTCTTTACCTACTAGATCATGCGTCTCATTCATGATTTTAAGAGCTTCTTCAATATGCTCTTCTAACTCATCAAGAGCAGCATCCTGTTTCTGTTCGTATTTCGAAATGATACCTGGCAGAGAAATTTCAATACCTTTTTGTGTATCCTTCCATTCTATACGATAAATATCTTTGTCTCGATTAAAAGAAGTACGCCATTCTGGGTTCTGAAGACGCTCGTCCAATAATCGTTTCATTTTAATACTTGTCATCTTCATTTCCTTTTTCCTCCTTTTCTGTTTGAAGGAAACGTTCACGTAGCTATTTTAGCATGAATTGAATTGGATAAAAAGCAAGCCTTGCTACTACCTAACAAGGCTTTTATTAACAATTAGGAACATAAACCTTCCATAAAGTTCTCAATTTCCTCTTTTGTCTTACGATCCTTACTTACAAATCGTCCAACTTCTTCGCCATCATGAAAGGCTACGAAGCTTGGAATACCAAAGACGCCTAAATCTCCGCAAAGCTCTATGAAATCATCACGGTCCACATAAACGAATTGGTACGTATCATATTTTTCTTCTATTTCTGGTAGAAATGGTTCTATAACACGGCAATCTGGACACCAATCAGCTGAAAACATGAAAATCGTTTTACCTGACTGGGATAATTCTTGATATTCTTCTATTGATTGTAAAGTTTTCATGGATAAATATCCTCCTTAATACTCGATCTTTAAATCTCCTGGCTGAATCCAACCTTTTTTCCTAAACCATTCCGATAATAGCAAAGTTATAACAAGAGGACCAACGATGTGCAATCCCATAATCGCCCAAAAGATTTCCCAGGAAAAGCCCATCTGTTGAAAGGTCATGATTTGACCTACAAATCCACTTGTTCCCATACCTCCACCAGGTGCGTTATTTACCATTTTTAGCCAGACTGAAGCAAATGGTGCTAGAACTGCCCCAGCAATTGTGGGTGGTAAGATCAAAAGCGGTTTTCGGATAACATTGGCTACTTGAAGCATAGAGGTACCGATTCCTTGAGCAATCCAGCCTCCTATTCCATTATCGCGATAGCTCATCGTTGCAAAACCAATCATTTGTGCAGCACAACCGACTGTCGCTGCCCCCGCTGCAATCCCACTTAAATCCAACATTAAAGCAATTGCTAAACTCGAGATCGGTGCGGTTAAAGCCCATCCCATAAGGACTGCAACCAAGATCCCCATAATAAATGGTCGCTGATTTGTAGCCCATTCAATTATATCTCCAAATGCAAGCATAAAGGCATTTACAGAAGGACTAATTAAAACGCCTACTAAATATCCGACCAAAATTGTAATAAATGGTGTAAGAATGATATCAATTCTAGTTTGTTTACTTACCAGCTTCCCTATTTCAATGGAAAGAAGTGCAGCTATGTAACTTCCTGCTGGACCACCACCAATTTCAGCACTAAAAGCTCCGCTAAAGAGAGCAGCAAACACAACGAGAGGTGGTGCTTTTAATCCATAGGCAATCGCTACGCCAATGGCACCTCCCCATACCTTTTTTTCCATTGCAAACGAGCCCATCTCGATAAGAGGTTGAAATCCAATTTCTTGGCCAATGGTTTTAACAATTAAACCTATAATAAGTGATGAAAATAGCCCTAAAGCCATATAACTTAAGGCTGTTATAAAGTATTCTTTTGCAGATAAAGTGACTCCTTGTTTATCTAAAAACTTCTTTATAGATGAAGTATCTTGAGTCATAAGCATTCCCTCTTTCTTTTATTAGGTGCCTGATTTTATCATAACCAATTCAAAATGCTTCCTCAATCGTTAGTTGTTATCCACTCAAACTCTTTTATCTATTTTAACTCATTCTATTAAGGTTTAAATATTGATGTCGAAATAAAAATTAGACCTATCCTTTTTCCACTTAGATTCAGTCGACAAAAATCCCGAAACGCAATTGTAATCCTACATATTTAGTTCTATAATTAATAGATAAATTAACAATTTTTTAATTATTTAGTCATATCTCATAAGAGATAGAGGACGCATGCAAGAAATTTTTAACACTTCATTCTTTCAAAGGGGGACTTTCATCTTGAGATCGATACGTAATCGAGTACGCTTAATGCTAGTTTTATCCTTATCTAGTTTAATTGTCCTAATTGGTTTTTCATTCTATTTTTTAACTGAACAAAAGAAAATGGCTGAAGCACAGGAAAATGTGCAACAAGCACTCCACCAAAGTGATGACATTAAATACACTGTCTCGTTAACAAGAAATGCAGAAAAGACATTCTTTAATGATCCATCCATAGAAAATGGAGAAGCGATGAGAGAGGCAATCCAAAACTTACAGGAAAAGGCTTCGAAATACGCTAAAGAGAATCAGAATTATCCTGAAATCTCCAAGTCTTTCAATTCTATCAAAGAAAGTGCCGTAGCTTATGAAGAACAACTGGATCCACTAATTGGCATGTATGATATTGTGGGCTTTTCTGAAAATGAAGGCATGTACAAACGAATCAACGATACAGTTGACTCGTTTTACGCGATTGTTGAAAAAGCAAGCAACCCTGACCTAAGTAACGCTTTTATTCAATTAAAGCTAGTACAAGAAGACTACTTGAAATCTGGTAGTGAAGAAGACATGAATAAGTTCAACTCGATATCCAATGAAATGCGTGATCTAGTTAGTGATGCTGATCTACCTTCTGAAGATACGAGTAACTTTAACATGAACCTACTTAAGTTTAAGCAAAACCTGAATACCATAACAAATACCAAACTTCAGGCTAGCAACCTTACTAGTACGTTTAGTGAAATTGCTAGTAACATTACAAATCAAGCAACTTCCGTAACCGTTAGCGCCAATGCGAAAAGTAGTGCAATGCAAGAAGAAGCAGAAGCGACCAATCAAAAAACGGTTACGATGCTACTCATTATTAGTGGTATTGCTATCGTATTACTGCTTGGTACCGGAATATTCTTAATCCGTTCCATTAGTCGCTCTATTAAGAGTCTTAAAGAAGGTGCAGAAATTATCGGTAACGGAAATCTATCCTACCGTGTGGAATTAAAAACAAAAGATGAAATGGCTGAGTTAGCTACAACCTTTAACAATATGGCCGATCGAATGCAAAGTTCACTTTTAAAGGTTAATCATGCATCAAACGTTCTTTCTTCTTCATCCTCTAACCTTGCTGCGGTTTCTCAGCAAACAACAGCACAGTCACAAGAGGTAAGTGAAGCCATTAATCAAGTAGCAGTTGGTTCTCAAGAACAAGCAAGTCAGATTGAAGAAAGTACGAAGTTGATTGAAGACGTTTCTGGAGCAATTAAACGTACAGATGATTACGCTAATGAAATTTCTGAGTCACTTTCTTCTGCAAAAAATGATGGTGAAGCTGGAATTGAAACCGTGAACGAGCTTCAAGAAACATCAGATTCCTTTATTGGTTTAGCATCTCATCTAACAAATGAGGTACAACAAGCAACCGAACAATCAAGAAAAATTAATCAAATTGTTTCGACCATCCAAGAAATTGCTGACAACACTAATCTCTTAGCACTAAACGCAGCAATCGAATCTGCCCGTGCAGGTGAATCAGGCCGAGGTTTTGCCGTAGTTGCTGATGAAGTAAGAAAGTTAGCTGAACGATCAAAACAAGAAGCACAGGAAATTTATCAGCTTGTTAATGGAATGTCTGAGCAAATGTCTTCTTTATCTGAGGAAGCTGATAAATTCCATACCTATCAAGAAACACAATCAGAGTCTGTTAATAAAACAAAAGAAGCGTTTGACCGCATCGCAGGCCATGTAACAAGCATGAACAGCCAAATCACTAATGTAAAACAAGCTGTAAGCGAAGTAGGTGGATTTAACAACGACCTTAAAACTAAGCTTCATGAAATCAGCGTGATCTCAGAGGAGTCAGTCGCAACAGCAGAAGAAGTAGCAGCTTCTTCTGAAAACCAGCTACAAGCTATTTCTCAAGTGAATTCATCAGCAATGGACCTTCAAAACCTATCCCAAGAACTTGATGAAGAAGTAAGTCAATTTGAATTGGGTGACGAGGAACAATCCGAAGAGCCTACAATCACTTTAGCTGATGATGAGCCATATACAGAAGAGCTTTCAGATGAAGAAACGGATTACGAAGAAAAGCTAGATGAAGAACATGATTATAATGATGAATACGATAAAAATGATTATTATGATGAAGTTGCTAGCTCTTCTGAGGAAGATGAGATCTTAGATAATGATTTAGACGAAGATTAACAACATAGAGACTAAACAAAAGCGCCCTCCCTTACTGGGAGAGCGCT is a window encoding:
- the ytpR gene encoding YtpR family tRNA-binding protein, whose protein sequence is MQVYYNHSGIGDVLIFPLQKGEDRDDVQHEKHGDVVKITNSESGHTLGYNIFQASAYFNLQENGAITLTEDFLKEIQEVFQKNELDDKLDIDLSPKFVVGYVKEKDQHENADKLSVCKVDVGDELLQIVCGAPNVDAGQKVVVAKVGAVMPSGMEIKATELRGVPSNGMICSAKELGLPNAPKEKGILVLEDSYEVGQPFEQ
- a CDS encoding DUF1444 domain-containing protein; this translates as MKMTSIKMKRLLDERLQNPEWRTSFNRDKDIYRIEWKDTQKGIEISLPGIISKYEQKQDAALDELEEHIEEALKIMNETHDLVGKEKSIIPVIRAASFPTESNEGKPLVTDEHTAETRIYYALDLGKSYRLIDEEMLQEQGWDQDRIREIARFNVRSLDQNMKQDDVAGNTFYFVSSNDGYDSSRILNEALLEEMKAKSVGELAVAVPHGDVCIFADIQNDMGYDILAQMTMKFFAEGRVPITSLPFLYEDKQLEPIFILAKNKPKDKNQE
- a CDS encoding thioredoxin family protein, translating into MKTLQSIEEYQELSQSGKTIFMFSADWCPDCRVIEPFLPEIEEKYDTYQFVYVDRDDFIELCGDLGVFGIPSFVAFHDGEEVGRFVSKDRKTKEEIENFMEGLCS
- a CDS encoding PTS transporter subunit IIC, with protein sequence MKKFLDKQGVTLSAKEYFITALSYMALGLFSSLIIGLIVKTIGQEIGFQPLIEMGSFAMEKKVWGGAIGVAIAYGLKAPPLVVFAALFSGAFSAEIGGGPAGSYIAALLSIEIGKLVSKQTRIDIILTPFITILVGYLVGVLISPSVNAFMLAFGDIIEWATNQRPFIMGILVAVLMGWALTAPISSLAIALMLDLSGIAAGAATVGCAAQMIGFATMSYRDNGIGGWIAQGIGTSMLQVANVIRKPLLILPPTIAGAVLAPFASVWLKMVNNAPGGGMGTSGFVGQIMTFQQMGFSWEIFWAIMGLHIVGPLVITLLLSEWFRKKGWIQPGDLKIEY
- a CDS encoding methyl-accepting chemotaxis protein; protein product: MRSIRNRVRLMLVLSLSSLIVLIGFSFYFLTEQKKMAEAQENVQQALHQSDDIKYTVSLTRNAEKTFFNDPSIENGEAMREAIQNLQEKASKYAKENQNYPEISKSFNSIKESAVAYEEQLDPLIGMYDIVGFSENEGMYKRINDTVDSFYAIVEKASNPDLSNAFIQLKLVQEDYLKSGSEEDMNKFNSISNEMRDLVSDADLPSEDTSNFNMNLLKFKQNLNTITNTKLQASNLTSTFSEIASNITNQATSVTVSANAKSSAMQEEAEATNQKTVTMLLIISGIAIVLLLGTGIFLIRSISRSIKSLKEGAEIIGNGNLSYRVELKTKDEMAELATTFNNMADRMQSSLLKVNHASNVLSSSSSNLAAVSQQTTAQSQEVSEAINQVAVGSQEQASQIEESTKLIEDVSGAIKRTDDYANEISESLSSAKNDGEAGIETVNELQETSDSFIGLASHLTNEVQQATEQSRKINQIVSTIQEIADNTNLLALNAAIESARAGESGRGFAVVADEVRKLAERSKQEAQEIYQLVNGMSEQMSSLSEEADKFHTYQETQSESVNKTKEAFDRIAGHVTSMNSQITNVKQAVSEVGGFNNDLKTKLHEISVISEESVATAEEVAASSENQLQAISQVNSSAMDLQNLSQELDEEVSQFELGDEEQSEEPTITLADDEPYTEELSDEETDYEEKLDEEHDYNDEYDKNDYYDEVASSSEEDEILDNDLDED